The following are encoded in a window of Rosa chinensis cultivar Old Blush chromosome 4, RchiOBHm-V2, whole genome shotgun sequence genomic DNA:
- the LOC121052795 gene encoding aspartic proteinase CDR1-like has product MLTYLFLSIAVSLTISLTSMFPLFSLIQANNHGERGFTVELIHRDSPFSPLYNPLETPSKRVANALQRSINHANRIFKATSFTSNWPQSTIMPDTGEYLMEISIGTPPVEILGTADTASDLSWIQCIPCSTCFKQKAPLFDPKNSKTYEEQITILSLKSINGIVATDTITFGSTTRQPFRLPQIILGCGHNNSGLFREAASGMIGLARGSASLISQMDSTIDGRFSYCQVHAIWKPNSTVTSKMNFGSRAVVSGFRVVSTPLLTGDPNMSFYFLRLEAMNVGLKRFQYYTNGTASTKLGKGNIIIDAGTTLTYLRKDVYGKLESAMSEAIKLERVNDTQHHLNLCYKTYSDIKAPIITAHFTSGTKLKLKALNTFMRLSKTLVCFAFKPTPVDIAIFGNMAQRNFFIGYILKKETVSPLSLLIVPSINHQYARTHKYPRLVLFIIMYSQLF; this is encoded by the exons ATGTTGACTTACCTGTTTTTATCCATTGCAGTGTCACTGACAATATCTCTTACATCTATGTTCCCATTGTTTTCTCTTATACAAGCTAATAATCATGGTGAACGCGGTTTTACTGTGGAACTTATTCACCGAGACTCTCCATTTTCGCCTCTCTATAATCCTTTAGAAACACCTTCAAAACGTGTTGCAAATGCTTTACAGCGTTCCATCAACCATGCCAATAGGATCTTCAAGGCAACTTCATTCACATCAAACTGGCCGCAATCCACAATAATGCCCGACACCGGTGAATACCTCATGGAAATATCAATTGGTACGCCTCCAGTAGAAATCTTAGGCACTGCAGATACAGCCAGTGATCTTTCATGGATACAATGCATCCCTTGTAGTACTTGTTTCAAGCAGAAAGCACCACTCTTTGATCCCAAAAATTCAAAAACTTATGAGGAACAAATAACAATCTTGTCACTCAAGTCAAT CAATGGAATTGTTGCCACAGACACAATTACATTTGGCTCCACTACTAGGCAACCCTTTCGACTCCCTCAGATTATCTTGGGGTGTGGACACAACAACAGTGGGCTCTTTCGTGAAGCAGCATCTGGCATGATTGGACTTGCTCGGGGATCAGCCTCGCTTATATCCCAAATGGATTCTACGATTGATGGAAGATTCTCTTATTGTCAAGTGCATGCTATCTGGAAGCCAAACTCAACAGTCACAAGCAAAATGAACTTTGGCAGTAGAGCTGTGGTGTCCGGGTTCAGGGTAGTTTCAACCCCATTACTTACAGGCGACCCAAATATGTCATTCTATTTCCTAAGGTTGGAAGCAATGAACGTTGGACTTAAGAGATTCCAATATTATACCAATGGTACTGCTTCAACAAAACTAGGAAAGGGCAATATCATCATCGACGCGGGGACTACGCTGACATATTTACGGAAGGACGTTTACGGTAAATTGGAATCGGCAATGAGTGAGGCAATAAAATTAGAACGTGTAAATGATACTCAACATCATCTAAACCTTTGCTATAAAACCTATTCGGATATCAAAGCTCCGATAATCACAGCGCATTTTACTAGTGGTACAAAATTGAAGTTAAAAGCTTTAAATACATTCATGAGGTTGTCAAAGACTCTAGTCTGCTTTGCTTTCAAACCAACTCCAGTAGACATCGCTATTTTTGGCAACATGGCACAAAGGAATTTCTTCATAGGATACATCCTTAAGAAAGAGACTGTCTCTCCTTTAAGCCTACTGATTGTACCAAGCATTAATCACCAATATGCTAGGACGCATAAGTATCCGCGACTGGTTCTTTTCATAATAATGTACTCTCAACTTTTTTAA